A region of the Dermacentor albipictus isolate Rhodes 1998 colony chromosome 4, USDA_Dalb.pri_finalv2, whole genome shotgun sequence genome:
AAAACTACCATCTAAGCCACTCACTGAGAATTTCGATCGCTACACAGAGGTACAGAACCTTTCATACCACTCGCACGCTCAGCGACGTCAAGCTCCGCGCTTCTGTTACTGCCGTCGATAAAGCTATGACAACAACGACAACTTTTAAGCCTACAGGGAAGGTCACTTCTTATAACGGTAGACAGCACTTGTCCTAAAATTTCCTGACCTTCGAGCACCACGCATTGCGAAAACCGATGCCAACAAATGCCATGCCTTGATGTGTGGCACGCGCTGCGAGGAAGCGGACGTTAATCACAGCTGGCTCAGTTCTCTTGACACGCGAAAAAGCAGCGAACAGCGCTTGATGTGCGGCGGCGAAGAGAGGTGGCCTCGTCGCGGAGGCGCGCCTAATTGCTCGGCCATCGCATAAAACACAAGAGATGCGGCTTGCGCATAGCTTCCTGCGCTTCTTGTCGTATACCGAGCTGTTGGGTTCATCATAAGTTCGAGGAAGAAAACGCCGCTGCTTGCTCAGCCTTGGCTTCTCGCCCACGTACGACTGTGGCCGACTACCGTAGAGGGCCCATCATGCTTGGTTCCGAACACAGCTTGAAGAAATGATGCGCATCTACCATAGCTGGCTCGCTCGCTCCACATGATCGACATAATCACGTTGTTTGCTGAGAGGTACGTGCGGGCGCCCACGTAGACCTGCTTATTGGCACGCATTGAGCACCATGTATAGCAGGTTATTGAATTTAAGTGCCGTAATCAGGGTATTAGAGCAATCGTTGCACAAACACGGGTCTTTGGAGACATTGGGAAGCCGTGGTGTCGTGACAAATTGAATGCGAATTCTGTCGCTAGAACCGGCACTTATACCGTACGGGCAGGGATCGTCATAGGATACTAGTTTCATATATCTGTTTACCACACGTTCTCTGAATACTCGTTATATTTTAGTTGTCGCAGCAGCCGCCCACTATGCTTTCTGTGCTTCCTCAAGGATTGATTAATCAAGGAAAGTTTGTATCTTCCTGAGAATGATGTTTCTGTCGAGGGATGCAGAAACAGCCGTAAATAACGGCTCGTGGACCGTAAAGCAGCAGCTTTCTAATTAAATCACTTTACGTCCTTGAAGACAGCCGGCAGGCCTACACCTTCCGTCAATATTAAAGGAAAAACTTCATGTGCGTTGAAGTAGTGGCTCTTACAAGTGTGCATCTCAGAAGCTCAATCACTGCTATTTGTTGCACTGTTGTCCAGTTGAAGAATCCCGCTCATGGAACTTTTCCTCATTACCACCGCACACACGAGTTGTAGCATGAATTCGGTGTCGCCTTTCATATTGGCGGAAAGTGTACATTGCAGCCCCACATGTGGATTGCGCAGTGAAGGAAACATGCTTTTCGCAAGGTTTGATCAATCAGCCGCCGCAGGAACCTTGACCGATTTTGATACGCTGTCTGCCTGTCGCGTTTCGAGGTGAATTCTTCAACCGCGCGTTATACGGCACTATGGAGAGACGGTCGAGAAGCACTCATTCGTAAAATCAGTCTCATAGGTCGGCTCGTTTCCTTCCTGCTTATTATTCTTGCCAGTACGCAGGAAGACGGAGCTCCTCGTATTATGCGAATGCTTTTTCGACCGGCATGCGAAAGCCGGATACTATGTTTCAGTGAAAGGTCACCGCATCATCCTGCATCGTTCATTCGCTAACGGCGGCAGAGGAAAGGAGGCGGCGAGGCAGAGGGGAGATCCAACGTGGATTTCGTCTATGGCACTCTCCCACTTTCTCTCTATTTTCCTCGCAACTATTTGCATGCTTAATTCTTGTGAGCAGGCAAGCTTGTCGACCGAACGAACTTGGGATTCCGAATGAAAACTAGTCGGAGACTCAAGGCTCGGAACTAGCTCGCATAATCGGTCCCTGGGTCCTTGAAGGACTCACCAATCGCAGCAGCAAAACAAAGCCAAAGGACCTCTAGGATGGGTGAGGGTCGGGGATAGGGAAGGTCAAGTCTGGAGAATGGTTTgggcagagagagggagagagagagagagaattattACGGGGCTATGGCACACGCACGCAGCAGAAGGTCTCGTGTGACGCTTTTCTTACTTTTCACCGCGATGCAGATCGCTTCTTTTTCGCATGCAACGCAGGGCTGCCACAGCGCGTTCGACCTCCCCACTTTTTCATCAGGCGATTATTAGCCACCGGCGTACACCATCGAAGGTTATAACTACAACTGCTTTTTGGCTTTTGAACTTTCTTTTGCATTCTTCTTTCTTCAGGAAGTGGCATAAACGAGACAAGGAAAAGAGAATGAGGGTTAACTTTGGCAATATATGTGTCGTTTTCTGGTGTGTCCCGCGTGAGGAAATTTGGAGCGAATAAAGTCTGTTATAAAAAGTTGAATGCGCCGGTACACGCAAGCCGAGTGTGCTGTTGCTTTTGCATTTATTTTCTATACCTTGCAATCCATGTAGCCAGTGGGTTGAGCATTATTCGCATTCTTTGCGCGTACAGGGAGCTGCATTGTGCATTATACACACTTCGCGATTAGGGTAGTCCAACAATAATTTTCGAACTAAACATTATATTGTAAGTAGTTGAAAGTTGGACGCCTACCATAAAAATTATAAATAAGAAGCGGTTTCGACTTCCGCaagggagccttgttcacaatgacgGCGCCGACGATACACAACGAAATAAAACGTATTTTTTAATTTCTTTGAGAAGAGCATAGTCGCATTTTTTTATTGGAATGATCTTCCTTGTGTTTAAGGCTGGCCGCGTTATCTATAATGAAAGTTTTATCTCTCGTATTGCTTGCGAAAACATACTTCTTAACGGCCGTCTGTGGAGCTCAATTATGCCTCAAAGActgaagaaagaaggaaaatttATGTAGACTTTCCCATTTGCCTATTGTTTCCGTCTTGACAACTCTTTACGAGGACAGTGGATGCGAGATGGCGGATATTAAAGTTATAACATATTTAGAGCTACTACCCATTGTAATGTACATTATAGCCAAGTTACGATACATAAGCGTGGTGCTATTCGCGAACTGTTATCTTGTGCTACTGTCGTGCTGCCTCTAAACTATACATGGAGAGAATATGAGCTTCGATTGCGAAGATTAGGTAGCGCTGCTTTCACAGTTTATAAGCTGAAGAATGATTTACTTGTACACAATGCAGTGCCGAGAGGCGTGGTGGCCAACTTGGCACTTCTGAGCTTAAGTGACGTGACCCCCCAGCTCCCATATAATAGATCTGTTAGCAAGCACCCTTTCCAGCTTCTTTTCTTCAACTCCATAATCGCACTCAGAGTTGCTAATGTGTAATAAGAAAGAGAAACAGccaagaaaataaaatgtacTTGTCATGGCCACAGAGAAGCAACAAACGGGAGTAGTTTACCATTAGGCGCTAGTGACAGCTGATGGCTAATCTAACGACGCCAGCAAGGCCGTATTATGAAATTGCTTTGTAAAAGTAGCTAAATAGAAAAGCCTACTGAAAAGCCTAcgcaaagtgtgtgtgtgtggaaagcGGGGAAAGGGGAAGGCATACGCGCTTGGTTGTAGTGCGAGGGTGAACGCTCGTGCACCGCATCCGGTGAGAGCAAGTGCCGGGAACCTTGGTGCCCTCTCCACAACGAGGCGCGGTAAATCTCCGCTTGTTTTTTTCGCGCATGGTAAGGCGAGAAATGCCATCGAGAACCGTGCATCCACGCTTAGAGCACGAAATGGCAATGGTGGTGATTGCAGCGACTAGTCTGCTAAGTCTTCTAACCGTGGCTTGGACCCACGATCCGGCTCCGCTGGTGTATACTCGGCAGGGCGCGGTCACCGGAATCCGCCTGAAGGAACGGGGCAAGCTTATCGATGCCTACCTCGGTATTCCGTACGCTCAGCCACCGCTTGCTGCTATGCGGTTCAGGAGACCCCTTCCACCGAGACCGTGGTACGACGTCCTCAATGCCACCGAATTTAACCCAGGCTGCGTGCAGACGGACCTGCCCCTCGGGAGGGGAGCAGTGTTCAACCTGTCCGGAACCATAGAGGACTGTCTGTACCTAAATCTGTGGACGCCGGAGAGGACCTGCCTAACCAAGTTAAAGAATCCATGCAAGAAGCTGCTGCCGGTTCTGGTCTACTTGTACGGCGGCTTCTTCGGCTGGGGCACCGCCTCGGCGTTCATCTTCGACGGTGTGTTCCTTGCTGCTCGCGCCAACGTCGTAGTCGTAACGTTTAACTACCGCGTCAATATCCTCGGTTTTATGAACGCTTCGATTCCGGACGCCCCGGGAAATATGGGCCTGTACGACCAAGTGGAAGCGCTCAGGTGGGTCAGGGCCAACGTTGAGTTTTTCGGCGGCGACCCTAACGCGGTGACTCTGGTCGGCCAGAGCGCCGGAGCCATCTCCATCAGCTACCACATGATGTCGCCGATGAGCAAGGGACTGTTCCATCGCGCCGTGATGCTGAGCGGTACGCCGTCGTCGCTCGCCTACGTGGACAGCATCGACCAGAACGACAACTTCAGGAGGATCGGCCGGTCGCTAGGCTGCGTCGACTACTCCCTGCCGTGGCACCTGCAGAAGGAGGACATGGTTGAATGTTTGCGGCGTGTCGACGCTCACAGGCTCGTGGACGACGCCATGTCATCGCTGGCATACCGATACATCACGGTGTTGCCCAGCTACGGCGACGAATTCCTTCCGAATAATCCTGTGGAAAACGATCGTATTAAGCTTAACGTGAAAGAAGTACTTTTGGGGAACACTCGAGATGAAGGGGCCCTCTTTCTGGAAGTTTTCGCTGCACAGTACGGCTTCCAAATCGGTGACGTCGACGGTCTGACTGCACTCGTACTTTCCATCAAGGCACTATTTAACATTAAACTTACAGAGAGCCGGGCGCTCGCCAACGCGTATATCGAAGAGGACGACGTAGAGAACCCACTGGCAGCGCTCAAAGGAATTAAGAACAGCCTCGACGACGGCGGATTCGAATGTCCCGCGGATGTCTTCTCCGAGTTGGCAGTGAAGAACAATGTCACCGTGTACCGTTTTCTTTTCGATCACCGACCTTCGTGGAGCCCCTGGCACCCAAGTGTCGGCGCTACGCACAACGACGATATAGTATTTTTTCTTGGCACGCTTCACTCGGACCTGAAAGCGGTGAACGAAACAGCGAGCAGAGACTTATTGGCGGTGTACCGAAAACCGCCCACCCCGGACGAATATCGCTTCTCTGACGAGCTTGTCCAAGTCATTGGTGAATTCTGCTGGTCCGGGTGAGTGGAAACATCGCTACGGAAGCAGCGAACTTACTTCTTACTTTTCGCCTACGAACAACGAGCTGTAGGCAATGATTATTATTTTTAGGTTTGCAAACATATACGCTAAATGCAGTGCGCTTCACGCATAATGGCGATCACTGTGCTCCTATTCTCGTCGAACTTCCAAAAGCCTAGTTAAATAACAGTGCCTGTTTCCGTTTTTCAACGGAAATTACGAAATATGACAGGTAAATACCGTGGAATAGTTTTTGTTGCTTCATGCATAGCTGTCGCCGATAATGGCTTATGTAGCTTCATTGTATTCCGTTATACATGCGCAATTTTACTCCGATAAGTTAGTGAATCGCCTCAACTGCAAGCGAAAAGACGTCCTTTCTTATTCATATATGCCGAACAGTGGTAAGAAAAACAGGTCGTGTTTATAATTTCCTGTAACGTTATCTTGCTTCGTGGCTTTTCATTTGTGCGTAGAATAATGAATTCCTATAAGTGCAGCGTGCATTTGTAATGATTTAGAACTGCTCCGCTGCATCGCGTGAAATTAGAGCAGGACAAATGTAGGGCAAACGCATGTATGGACACGGCTGATGAATCATTATTCGCCCTTGTGCCACTACCTTGTCTGTGCATGGCGTGTCGGTCTGTGCATGGCGTGTCGCCTCTGTGAACTGTCAACAGTACAACATTATGTTTTGGGCTCTCATATTCCAGTAGTGGGCGCAAAAGTGCCGCTGGATTATGTTCTACGAGTTCACTTtctcacgagagagagagagagagagagagagcgagagaaagaaaaagaaaggaagcgggAAAATGGCTCTACCGGCCATCGTGTTCTGACTTTTTTTGTATAAGCAATACCGGGTTCACGATTTTCCTGACGCATTCACTGGCGACATCAATAACACAAAATGTGCTGGACCGGACCTCATCTGCTGAGTGATCCTTGACGCTGAAGATGCTTCGCCAAATTCAACAACGATTTAGTTGACACAAAGCTGTTAGACACGTTTTTGgactgacgacgacgacgacgacgacgacgacgacgacgacgacgacgatgatgatgatgatgatgatgatgatgatttaatggcatcccctttgaaacggggctgtAACAAGTAGTCACGTAGCCTGGTTGATTTAATCAGGTGAGATATAGATGTTCTTTAGCTAGCATTTTTgtgtacatctccttaatcttttcttCCTTCAAAATCTACCTTGTACTGCTGGCTATGACTGTAagagatccggtcgtatcaatctcttccctgcctttttttcccaccaatactctaaacattTCTCGCTTATTTAGATTGCTGACCGGCTGGCGCTTCCGTACAttttaaacccaagcgcttctggaaggtgtacgtcacctacggttctcactgggtgaCCCTTCGCACTttattaggatgtgctgagtggtccccggatttttgctgctgcatacacatgcctcatatAGTCCCGAATATTCGCGCTGGTATGTTTTTGACCTTaggcaaccggctcgagcctcaaatagcaagtcACTACCCTTTGTGTTGGACGGTGGGGTTTACCGTGCCCAAGCGGCGTAGTGGCTTAGGGAAGGGGGGCGCCATAAAGCAGGGTGCTCCggcataattttgaccacttggggtttttGATGTATACCCAAAGCACGGTagacgagcgcttttgcattctgCCACCATCTGAATGTTGCTGTCACGGCgcgaatcgaacccgcgacctcgtgcggcacagcagaacgccatagccactgagccacctcGGCAGATTGCTTTACCTCCCGTACCCTtcatttactttgtttttgtCCAAGTTTTGACTTGGCCCCGCTTAACGAATGTCCTTACTCGCTAATATTTCCCATGGGACGCTGCtcggtgcgcgcgcgcgtctgCGCGTGCTGGGTGCCCAGCTTGGCTTGGCGCTCTGCACAGTTGGCTCAGCGGGGTTTCCCATTTCGCTTCTCCCGCCGCAAGGCCGAGCTACCGTGTGAACACTTTTGGACTATAACGTGTTGCCGGCATCCAACGAGCTAGCTTAACTCAATTGCTGCCAGGAAGCACATTGCCGCCCCGTTCTTTGTTCGAGCCCTATTCTCACTCGCAAAGCTGTCTTTGCGCGCACATCGCGTTCGCCAATGCTGAGCACGAAGAAATAATCGTGACTTAATTTTATCGGGAACTGCCACATTAAAAAATAAATTCGGGAGCTTTGCGTGCCGGAACCGCGACCTCATTATGAAgcatgctgtagtgggagactccggtttaattttgacaatcggcggttcttcaatgtgcacctaaatctacgtacgtgagggttcttgcatttcgccctcatagAAATGTGGCCGTCGGGACTGAGAGCGAACCTGCGACCTCAAACTCCgcagcgcaataccatagccgctGAACCACCGCGTCGGGCAACTGATACATTTATATACAGCTATACGTTTAGCAACAACACGAACCTGACATGAGTGCCGGCTTCTGTTTACAAACGACCACATTTAGATACACAAGTTACGTCAACTAAAGTGAGCCGAGCAAGTAAAAGTAGCAGGTGTTTTGCTTGCATGTACACACGGAAAAATCAGCGTGACGAAATCCGCATGCGATCCGATCAGCTGTGTAGGCGTTATATCTGGTTCATACGGATATCGTAAACAAGAACGGTTGTCGCTAACATGAGCTATAAATGTTGAGGTTGGAACTTTTGtaaacgcacttttttttttagagtgcagctcctaatggcccattcctgcggcgagcgcctGCGCCGGGGTctgcggcgtaaccgagcgaacgagcacaataGCGAaatatgaaagagcgaacgcggagcgtcAGATGAAAGACACGAGCCGCGAACCGCGAACGCCAATGAAAGCGGCCCCCTCAGTGACGTGTGCACGGGAAACTGGTTTCACGCGCACCCGCCAACCGCTGGATGCGAACTCGTATCTGTGCGATTGTTTATAATCAGATTGTATTCGCGATGGGAATTGTGTGGTACTTTCTAGAAGCCCAACGACACAAGTgtttacactggaaccttcgacgagtcgtgtatgaaagccgacgcgcttgacccgcagatcatatTTTTCACGATGGCCGGCTCtactacatgtctctctcaaattatttgcctcaatatatcgtgagatgaaaacacatatagagcttcgctcaaatttcgcattagggagtatagtAATCGTCGGTGACTTCTTTTTACGGCTACAAAAAAGGATATAGTAAAGCGAGAAGGTTATCGCTTATTTAAGATCTGTGCTGCTATAGCCCGGAGCGCCGTCATAACTTGACCGTAAATTGTTATCGTAGATGTGTATCAATATCGTGGAATTCTTGGGCTTCGGATGACGGCCCATTATTTTGACAGCAATCTTGTAAAGCTTCGGCCATCATTCAGACTTCTAAGCGTGACGTTTAGCGGTGTCAAAAGGTTGTCAGCAACACTAGGCAAAACTGCAGACGTTATTGCTGACATAACTGAATGCTTATCTTTTGTTCCGTCCCCTATTATTTATGCTTAAGCGCACTGAGTGCGTGGTGCTACGTGAGATGCAATCATTTACGAGTAAGAAGCTAAGCCGACTCATACGGCAGAGCAACCGTCTCCCCGTCGCGATATGCATCTCGTGCTAATGAAAACACGGCATGCGTCCATTCGCACCTCCCACGCCGATCGCGCCAGTCTGCTTGCAGTGAGGGGCCGCTGATAGAGATAAGCAGTTCGTTTGCATTGAAGCAGGCAAAGTTGGCGACGCATGAGCATTCATCTACGATCACGTAACGACTTGCACCACTTTCACCGCAAGGCTGCACGCGTCTCGATTGATATTCACGCATGATAAGCCAAGCACTGTGAAGTGAACGTGCGAGGTAGATCAACGACCGAGATATCGCCGACCCTCGATCAACATCTCTGGCCGGTAACGCTTTCATTGAGAAAAAGCGGCTCCGCAGGCCAGTGTGCGATGGGGGCTCGCTGTTTAGCGACAATCGCCTCTGCCCGATACGATCGGCCTTAGACTTGAACGTAGACTTAAGTGCACGCGCGTCTCTGACCCAGTAAAAGTACGAGATCTGTTCGATAAGAGCTGAAAGGTCAAGGAAAAGGAAAGCCAGGTAAGAGAGCTTGAAAGCTGCTCTTGACATTCGCTTTCACTTACTGCTGTCGGAACATTCTGATGTTGGCTCGAAACGTTCCTAGATGCAAGCTCGACGGGGTTTAACGGCGTGCTTTTGGAGGGTGCGCTTCGCACTTGCTATTTAATAAGTTTCGTGACATCTTTACGTTCAACCGACGTTTAACAATACACACTGTGGAGGCACTGTAGCTGACATGAAGTTCCGCCCTTCGGCGTTGCGCTACagtgaaatgaaagtttattcaAAGCGACATGAGCACAACTCCAGCAAATGGCCTTCACTTGCTTTCCTAAGTTGCTATCTTAGCATTTAAGCTTCGCTTTATGAGATATTGAGAGTCGCGCCCGACAACTGCGCCAATATTGCCGTCGAATCGTTAGGTTGGCTTCCGTTTTGATAAAAGGTTTTTGTGATAGTTTAATAACGGAAATAAATACGCCAAGTATAACTCTTGTTTCCGATATAATCAGCGTATACAGACCACAGTGCAGGATAGAGATTTAAAGAAATGCAggatagaggaaaaaaaaaaagaaagtcacaaGGCATACTTCGTTCCATGGGAGGTGAACGGAAAGTTTTCAAGGATCAGCAAACGACTCGAATGAAGAGATTGCGTACTTCTTCGTGGCAAAGGGTCTCGCTGCAGGAGCCGTACATCTAGCGACTGTGAAAATTTTCCTCATAGGCCGGCGACAAAAAATACGAGGGTCCGCGAGTCCCGGAGCGTCGCTGCACGCGCCAGTCTGCTAACAAGGTGCATCAATCAGCCCAGCGCGACATGGCCGAGTGTTTTCCTTCATAATTCTTGCCTCACATGGTGTGGCAGGTAGCAGCAATAATTGTATGACTCTGGGTTAAGTGTGCAAAGTAATGGTCGCACCTCGCGTTGCTGCCGCTCATATACATCCACGCCTCCTAAATCCTGTTTTCTTTAGCGAGGGGTGAGAGTGAGAGGGAGTGCAGTATAATGCTGTTTccgtacatttatttatttattaatttccttttttctgtcGACGCCTATACGTTCTTCGCATGATTGGAAAAAAGTGAAAAGCTTGCGGCTCCCTATATTTCCGTTTTTATTATCGCGCACTCGAGGCAGTGTAACGTTTATTATCGCGAGCAATTTCATGTCATATTTGTGACAAAATAATACGTAAACTTGCTACAGGAGATACGCTGTTTGTTGAAGCAGTCGTGATACGTGAATTTCTCTATAAAATAAGCTCGAGGTGTTTGGAGGACCGAAGGGCGCGTGTAAACTAATGGCTGACTAAAGAAAACCTCTCGCCAGCAAGAAGCTCGCCGAACAGGTGACTGTTTTTTCAACATCTGTTTTCGAAAACATTGTCTTTCTTGACCATTTATCACCGCATTACCGTACCGAGTATGGCTGTTACTAATCTGTTTCTTGTCTCTTTCTTGAGtcgatcgcgaagatagtgcaaaaTAGTTACAAGTGCCACTGGGGGCCTCCGAGGTATGTGCCCTTGATCATGATGCTAATTGCGATGGTGATTCTGGCGATGatcacgatgatgatgacaactgATGACAGAAAAGTTGAAAAGCGATTGAATTCCTAGCTGTCGTCGACCAAACGCTGCCGCTTCATCTCGGCTCTCAAAACGAATCGTGCGGTTCATACACCCCATTCTCATCGCCACCTCGCCCAGGAAGGCATTGTCTTTCATCGACTTGAACTATAGAGGTTGAGTCCTCTTTAACCTTTCTGTTACCGACGTGTACAAAATGACACTCGATGTTTCTCCTTGTGTATTCTAAAGAAAAGCAAGTTCTCACAGATGCATTTATGCCCTTTACTGTTCTGTATACGTGACTAGGATTTTGCACTGGGCTACCGCTTTTTGCTCATTCAGAGCCCACAACATGCCGACCTTGGGGAACGAAGTGCGCCCGCAGCGGCTTACATAAGTGGCGGACGACTTAGCACGGCACAGAGCTTTCCCGAGCATCAGAGAATCGAAGGTCGGCGTGTTGAACTGCATGGCCATAAATGAAAATTAATGCCTCGACCTC
Encoded here:
- the LOC135899962 gene encoding acetylcholinesterase-1-like isoform X3, translating into MPSRTVHPRLEHEMAMVVIAATSLLSLLTVAWTHDPAPLVYTRQGAVTGIRLKERGKLIDAYLGIPYAQPPLAAMRFRRPLPPRPWYDVLNATEFNPGCVQTDLPLGRGAVFNLSGTIEDCLYLNLWTPERTCLTKLKNPCKKLLPVLVYLYGGFFGWGTASAFIFDGVFLAARANVVVVTFNYRVNILGFMNASIPDAPGNMGLYDQVEALRWVRANVEFFGGDPNAVTLVGQSAGAISISYHMMSPMSKGLFHRAVMLSGTPSSLAYVDSIDQNDNFRRIGRSLGCVDYSLPWHLQKEDMVECLRRVDAHRLVDDAMSSLAYRYITVLPSYGDEFLPNNPVENDRIKLNVKEVLLGNTRDEGALFLEVFAAQYGFQIGDVDGLTALVLSIKALFNIKLTESRALANAYIEEDDVENPLAALKGIKNSLDDGGFECPADVFSELAVKNNVTVYRFLFDHRPSWSPWHPSVGATHNDDIVFFLGTLHSDLKAVNETASRDLLAVYRKPPTPDEYRFSDELVQVIGEFCWSGKPKIPKSDMEWPKYTKENKAYVILKPNDYSVAYGPRSKKCHLWEPYLVKRQPSPTTPAPKHKPTPKRVPEKRPGKPLRPLDNFVESSASTGPLSSATALASMLFAIALGRS